A DNA window from Pedomonas mirosovicensis contains the following coding sequences:
- a CDS encoding porin codes for MLETKQSARSVVAPLRPNGKAKASERTFLFTPSGKVNDRKALSIGVTTRTLNLADRDADKTAANSVDVSGYNVGLSVGYRGFSVEAGYSRLDDARLHGSEGVDLGLSYRGKDWKTTLQVAGERYGDDKSVAPLGLDKSYSVELGGAYLLTPRLSLTGGIKYQVVSPREELRARDTDQASGSVYVGTNLKF; via the coding sequence TTGCTGGAAACCAAGCAATCCGCCCGTTCGGTGGTGGCGCCGCTGCGCCCCAACGGCAAGGCCAAGGCTTCGGAGCGGACCTTCCTGTTCACGCCGTCCGGCAAGGTGAACGACCGCAAGGCGCTTAGCATTGGCGTAACCACCCGCACGCTCAACCTTGCTGACCGCGACGCGGACAAGACGGCGGCCAACAGCGTCGATGTCTCCGGCTACAACGTCGGCCTGTCGGTAGGCTATCGCGGCTTCTCGGTCGAGGCCGGTTACTCCCGCCTGGATGATGCCCGCCTGCATGGCAGTGAAGGGGTGGACCTGGGCCTGTCCTACCGGGGCAAGGACTGGAAGACGACCCTGCAGGTGGCCGGCGAGCGCTATGGCGATGACAAGTCCGTTGCTCCGCTTGGGCTGGATAAGAGCTATAGCGTGGAACTGGGCGGCGCTTACCTGCTCACGCCACGCCTCAGCCTGACCGGCGGCATCAAGTATCAGGTCGTCTCACCGCGTGAAGAGCTGCGCGCCCGCGATACCGATCAGGCTAGCGGCTCGGTTTACGTCGGCACCAACCTGAAGTTCTGA
- a CDS encoding thiamine phosphate synthase produces the protein MTSRPNTFPRRWFFTDSRLGDAVWAVIARLPNDVGVIVRVPSPKRDAALARRLVAACSRRGLIVLMAGPVTLAQRLGAHGAHLPEREARRGRNLRPKAGFYLTAAAHSRPALVRAERLGVDGVFLSPVFPTRSHPTARTLGPARFGLLTRGVNVPVLALGGMTPATLKRLAPLQPYGWGAIDAWLDNDEGPE, from the coding sequence ATGACTTCCAGACCCAACACCTTTCCCCGCCGATGGTTCTTCACCGACAGCCGGTTGGGCGATGCGGTGTGGGCTGTGATCGCGCGGCTGCCGAACGATGTGGGGGTGATCGTGCGGGTGCCAAGCCCCAAGCGCGACGCCGCCTTGGCGCGGCGGCTTGTTGCTGCCTGCAGCAGACGTGGCCTCATCGTGCTGATGGCCGGGCCCGTGACCCTGGCGCAGCGGCTGGGGGCCCATGGCGCACACCTGCCCGAGCGAGAAGCGCGCCGAGGCCGCAACCTGCGCCCGAAAGCCGGATTTTACCTCACCGCTGCCGCCCATTCCCGCCCCGCGCTCGTCCGCGCTGAACGGCTGGGGGTGGACGGAGTGTTCCTTTCCCCCGTCTTTCCCACCCGCAGCCACCCGACCGCCCGCACGCTGGGCCCCGCGCGCTTCGGCCTGCTGACACGAGGGGTAAACGTTCCCGTGCTGGCGCTGGGCGGGATGACGCCCGCCACCCTGAAACGCCTTGCTCCCTTGCAACCCTATGGCTGGGGCGCGATCGACGCTTGGCTCGACAATGATGAGGGACCGGAATGA
- a CDS encoding YggS family pyridoxal phosphate-dependent enzyme — protein sequence MNTTDTPLLDAARRLHDIRDRMAKAARLADRKPEDTRLIAVSKTFGPEAIEPLLQAGQRLFGENRVQEAQGKWPALREAYPDIELHLVGQLQSNKAEDAVALFDVIHSLDRSSLAQALAKVMAKLGRRPSCYVQVNIGQEEQKGGIAIEALPALLDEAQALGLPVVGLMCVPPAEREPAPYFALLSKLAKRHGLPRLSMGMSGDFETAITLGATEIRVGTALFGGR from the coding sequence ATGAACACCACAGACACGCCCCTTCTCGATGCCGCCCGGCGGCTCCACGATATCCGCGACCGGATGGCGAAGGCCGCGCGCCTTGCCGACCGCAAGCCGGAGGACACGCGCCTCATCGCCGTCTCCAAGACCTTCGGACCGGAGGCGATCGAGCCGCTGCTGCAAGCGGGCCAGCGCCTGTTCGGGGAAAACCGGGTGCAGGAAGCGCAGGGCAAGTGGCCCGCCTTGAGGGAGGCTTACCCGGATATCGAACTGCACCTCGTCGGCCAGCTTCAATCCAACAAGGCGGAAGATGCGGTCGCGCTGTTCGATGTCATCCACAGCCTCGACCGCTCGTCCCTCGCCCAGGCGCTCGCCAAGGTCATGGCCAAGCTTGGGCGTCGGCCCTCCTGCTACGTGCAGGTCAACATCGGGCAGGAGGAGCAGAAGGGCGGCATCGCCATCGAGGCCCTGCCCGCGCTGCTCGATGAAGCGCAGGCGCTCGGCCTGCCGGTCGTTGGCCTCATGTGCGTGCCTCCGGCCGAGAGGGAGCCCGCGCCCTACTTCGCCCTTCTTTCCAAGCTCGCCAAGCGCCATGGCCTGCCCCGCCTCTCCATGGGCATGTCCGGCGATTTCGAGACGGCCATCACGCTCGGCGCAACCGAGATCCGCGTGGGCACCGCCCTGTTCGGCGGGCGCTGA
- a CDS encoding L,D-transpeptidase family protein has protein sequence MADRLIVETATGVLRWGKQSTPCAIGKGGAKPEADKREGDGATPLGSYALRWVYFRPDRVPPPATALPIRGLCRQDGWCDDPQSPAYNRPVVLPCDASAEALWREDGLYDLIVVLGHNDAPARAGLGSAIFLHCCKYDDTGAMKPTLGCVAVPRETLAGILKACTPQTVIEIVG, from the coding sequence ATGGCCGACCGTCTGATCGTGGAAACCGCCACCGGCGTGCTGCGCTGGGGCAAGCAGTCCACCCCTTGCGCCATCGGCAAGGGCGGCGCAAAGCCGGAGGCCGACAAGCGAGAGGGGGACGGCGCAACCCCGCTCGGCAGCTATGCCTTGCGCTGGGTCTATTTCCGCCCGGACCGGGTGCCGCCGCCCGCCACTGCGCTCCCCATTCGCGGCCTCTGCCGCCAGGACGGCTGGTGCGACGATCCCCAAAGCCCCGCCTACAACCGCCCGGTCGTCCTGCCGTGCGACGCCAGCGCCGAGGCCCTGTGGCGCGAGGACGGGCTCTACGACCTTATCGTTGTGCTCGGCCACAACGACGCGCCCGCCCGAGCCGGGCTGGGCAGCGCTATCTTCCTCCACTGCTGCAAGTACGATGACACGGGCGCGATGAAACCCACCCTCGGCTGCGTCGCCGTGCCGCGTGAAACACTGGCCGGTATCCTGAAAGCCTGCACGCCGCAGACGGTGATCGAGATAGTGGGGTAG
- the ribA gene encoding GTP cyclohydrolase II, with translation MTESALLTVDRAIDDLRRGRPVVVTDGMSRVAAMALDLATDDSITAFESNAGSRAHLLISGRRAQVLKITSDARAAGHQVVMIEREPRADLGFLLSVADPVEDLAVPLKGPFRPLALGAHEAAAQAAIELAKNARLLPSCLIVTDPSAQPDWLEVRAETIMGYAEARAARLKIVAQAKVPLADAESARIVAFRADDGALEHLAIIIGEPNRHAPVLSRLHSECFTGDLLASLKCDCGPQLRGALKAISEHGSGVLLYLAQEGRGIGLINKLRAYALQDQGFDTVDANHRLGFETDERAFWPAARMLTLLGFTSVRLMTNNPQKVAGLEACGIRVAERVPHQFPANPHNAGYLKTKQQRTGHLL, from the coding sequence GTGACGGAAAGCGCGCTCCTGACGGTCGACCGGGCCATCGACGATCTGCGCCGGGGCCGCCCCGTCGTGGTGACGGATGGCATGAGCCGGGTGGCCGCCATGGCGCTGGATCTTGCCACCGACGACAGCATCACCGCCTTCGAGAGCAACGCGGGCAGCCGCGCTCACCTGCTCATCAGCGGACGGCGCGCGCAGGTGCTCAAGATCACCAGCGATGCCCGCGCCGCCGGGCATCAGGTGGTGATGATCGAGCGCGAGCCGCGTGCCGACCTCGGCTTCCTCCTCTCCGTCGCCGACCCGGTGGAGGATCTGGCCGTGCCCCTCAAGGGCCCGTTCCGTCCCCTGGCCCTTGGCGCGCATGAAGCCGCCGCGCAGGCCGCCATCGAACTGGCGAAGAACGCCCGCCTGCTGCCCTCTTGCCTGATCGTGACGGATCCTTCCGCACAGCCGGACTGGCTGGAGGTGCGGGCCGAGACCATCATGGGCTATGCGGAAGCCCGCGCCGCCCGCCTCAAGATCGTGGCGCAGGCCAAGGTGCCCTTGGCGGATGCGGAGAGCGCCCGCATCGTCGCCTTCCGGGCGGACGACGGCGCGCTGGAGCACCTCGCCATTATCATCGGCGAGCCCAACCGGCACGCGCCAGTGCTCTCCCGCCTGCACTCCGAGTGCTTCACCGGGGACCTGCTCGCCTCCCTCAAGTGCGATTGCGGCCCGCAGCTGCGCGGCGCGCTCAAGGCGATTTCAGAGCATGGCTCGGGTGTTCTCCTCTATCTCGCGCAGGAGGGGCGGGGCATCGGCCTCATCAACAAGCTGCGCGCCTATGCCCTGCAGGATCAGGGCTTCGACACGGTGGACGCCAACCACCGCCTCGGCTTCGAGACGGACGAGCGCGCCTTCTGGCCCGCCGCGCGCATGTTGACGCTCTTGGGCTTCACCTCCGTGCGGTTGATGACCAACAACCCGCAGAAGGTGGCGGGGCTGGAGGCGTGCGGCATCCGGGTGGCCGAGCGGGTGCCGCATCAGTTCCCCGCCAACCCGCACAACGCGGGCTACTTGAAGACGAAGCAACAAAGAACTGGGCATTTGCTGTAG
- the xth gene encoding exodeoxyribonuclease III: MSVTLRIASWNINSVRARLDLVARFLNEYAPDVLCLQETKATNGDFPAAFFAELGYTHMQLRGQRMHHGVAILSRVELAEAGSHDWQGNDEARHVGAQLPGGIRLENVYIPAGGDIPDAKLNPKFGQKLDFYDRMTRWSEKLKQPTILLGDFNIAPLPCDVWNHKHMLKVVSHTPMEVEKMEQLRQSHGWVDLGRVAIPAPERQFTWWSYRAKDWRESDRGLRLDHIWLSPELAETHVDYQVLEDIRGWDKPSDHAPLLASFSW; this comes from the coding sequence ATGTCAGTTACTCTTCGCATCGCATCCTGGAACATCAACTCCGTCCGCGCGCGGCTGGACCTTGTGGCCCGCTTCCTCAACGAATACGCGCCCGACGTGCTGTGCCTCCAGGAAACCAAGGCCACGAACGGGGACTTCCCGGCCGCCTTCTTCGCCGAGCTTGGCTATACCCACATGCAGTTGCGCGGGCAGCGCATGCATCATGGCGTCGCCATCCTCTCGCGCGTCGAACTGGCGGAGGCAGGCAGCCACGACTGGCAGGGCAACGATGAAGCCCGCCATGTGGGAGCCCAGCTCCCCGGCGGCATCCGGCTGGAGAACGTCTACATCCCGGCCGGCGGCGACATTCCCGACGCCAAGCTCAATCCCAAGTTCGGCCAGAAGCTGGACTTCTACGACCGCATGACCCGCTGGTCGGAAAAGCTGAAGCAGCCGACCATCCTCTTGGGCGATTTCAATATCGCCCCGCTGCCTTGCGACGTGTGGAACCACAAGCATATGCTGAAGGTGGTGAGCCACACGCCGATGGAGGTGGAGAAGATGGAGCAGCTTCGGCAAAGCCACGGCTGGGTGGACCTGGGCCGCGTCGCCATCCCCGCGCCGGAGCGGCAGTTCACCTGGTGGAGCTACCGCGCCAAGGACTGGCGGGAGAGCGACCGGGGTCTCAGGCTCGACCACATCTGGCTCTCGCCGGAGCTGGCCGAAACCCATGTGGACTATCAGGTGCTGGAAGACATCCGGGGCTGGGACAAGCCTTCGGACCACGCGCCGCTGCTTGCGAGCTTCAGCTGGTGA
- a CDS encoding LolA family protein — protein MRFLIAPLLCLATLGAAAAPAAAQIGPAATAQSSSAALAQIESHLRQVKSLQADFTQTADTGAVAKGKMILAKPGKVRFDFGKDSPLLIVSNGSVLSMVDYDVAQVTRWPVKETPLALLLDDKVSLKGRATVLPPSETPEGFIAIEGRDPKHPEYGTITLFFQKTPKGPAGVMLMGWRVLDGQGRTTLVQLANQKLNEQVSDSAFRFKDPRGLRTSRPGRTR, from the coding sequence ATGCGTTTTTTGATCGCCCCGCTTCTGTGCCTCGCCACCCTTGGTGCGGCCGCAGCCCCGGCGGCGGCGCAGATCGGCCCGGCAGCGACGGCGCAGAGCTCGTCCGCCGCCCTTGCCCAGATTGAGAGCCACCTGCGGCAGGTGAAAAGCCTGCAGGCGGACTTCACCCAGACCGCCGATACCGGAGCCGTGGCCAAGGGCAAGATGATCCTGGCCAAGCCGGGCAAGGTGCGGTTCGACTTCGGCAAGGATTCGCCGCTGCTCATCGTCTCCAACGGCAGCGTGCTGTCGATGGTGGACTACGATGTCGCCCAGGTGACCCGCTGGCCGGTGAAGGAGACGCCGCTCGCCCTGCTGCTGGACGACAAGGTGTCGCTGAAGGGCCGGGCCACGGTGCTGCCGCCGAGCGAAACGCCGGAAGGCTTCATCGCCATCGAGGGGCGCGACCCCAAGCACCCCGAATACGGCACCATCACCCTGTTCTTCCAGAAGACGCCCAAGGGCCCCGCAGGCGTGATGCTGATGGGCTGGCGCGTTCTGGACGGCCAGGGCCGTACCACATTGGTTCAACTGGCCAACCAGAAACTCAATGAACAGGTTTCCGACAGCGCTTTTCGCTTCAAGGATCCGCGCGGCTTGCGGACCTCCAGGCCCGGCCGGACTCGCTGA
- a CDS encoding FtsK/SpoIIIE family DNA translocase has product MKAVARARFLKLPGSLTERLSAASEPVLRLGGGVGLGLLGLCLLTALLSYDPADPSLNNATAAAPNNWLGTMGASLADLAYQIFGLGIWFVVIPVLCWAFRALRRLPLVNLRRSVILAFCGAIVLSLACGWVPAWPTWPVDAGVGGVVGYLGVKGITALMGLWGWQPLGWAFCVPLLIIGLVLFAFSLGLEGSDWGRLKALFQRRERYVPPYELEEEEPKPQSIKREVRVAPEFTVPAQEEPAPARLRDRVKPPKEKAAPIEKATRQGDLKLGDKYESPSLELLAPVVKSDSKGFDRSALEQNARLLESVLDDYGVKGQIIQVRPGPVVTMYELEPAPGIKSSRVIGLADDIARSMSAISARVAVVPGRNVIGIELPNAKRDTVYLRELLMSESFTTDKKTLPMVLGKDIAGDAVVADLAPMPHLLIAGTTGSGKSVGLNAMIVSLLYRMGPDRLRFIMIDPKMLELSVYDGIPHLLAPVVTEPKKAIAALKWAVREMDDRYRKMASVNARSLAGFNEKVMESKARGQSLVRRVHTGYDRESGQPIYEEQTFDFDPLPLIIVVVDELADLMMVAGKEVEILIQRLAQKARAAGIHLIMATQRPSVDVITGVIKANLPTRISFSVTSKIDSRTILGEQGAEQLLGKGDMLYMAGGKQIIRVHGPFVTEEEVERVADHWRSQGMPDYVEAVTEEPEESEDGSFDAEGGEDGGEGDMYRRAVQIVAESQKASTSYLQRQLRIGYNSAARLIERMEKEGLVGQPDHVGRREVFLDRDGTRL; this is encoded by the coding sequence ATCAAAGCAGTGGCACGTGCGCGCTTCCTCAAGTTGCCCGGCTCCCTCACCGAACGGTTGAGCGCGGCCAGCGAACCGGTTCTGCGCCTGGGCGGCGGCGTGGGGCTGGGTCTGCTCGGCCTGTGCCTCCTGACCGCGCTGCTCAGCTACGACCCGGCAGACCCATCGCTCAACAACGCAACCGCCGCGGCGCCCAACAACTGGCTGGGCACCATGGGAGCCTCGCTGGCGGACCTGGCTTACCAGATCTTCGGGCTGGGCATCTGGTTCGTCGTCATTCCCGTGCTGTGCTGGGCCTTCCGGGCGCTGCGCCGCCTGCCGCTGGTCAATCTGCGCCGCTCGGTCATCCTCGCGTTCTGCGGGGCCATCGTGCTCAGTCTCGCCTGCGGCTGGGTGCCCGCCTGGCCCACCTGGCCGGTGGATGCGGGCGTGGGGGGCGTCGTGGGCTATCTCGGCGTCAAGGGCATCACCGCGCTCATGGGCCTGTGGGGCTGGCAGCCGCTGGGCTGGGCCTTCTGCGTGCCACTGCTCATCATCGGCCTGGTGCTGTTCGCCTTCAGCCTGGGGCTGGAGGGCAGCGACTGGGGACGGCTCAAGGCCTTGTTCCAGCGCCGCGAGCGCTACGTGCCGCCCTACGAGCTGGAAGAAGAGGAGCCCAAGCCCCAGAGCATCAAGCGCGAGGTGCGTGTTGCGCCGGAGTTCACCGTGCCGGCGCAGGAAGAACCCGCGCCCGCCCGCCTGCGCGACCGCGTGAAGCCACCGAAGGAGAAGGCGGCGCCGATCGAGAAGGCCACCCGCCAGGGCGACCTCAAGCTGGGCGACAAGTACGAATCCCCCTCGCTCGAGCTGCTGGCCCCGGTCGTGAAATCGGACAGCAAGGGCTTCGACCGCTCGGCGCTGGAGCAGAACGCGCGGCTGCTGGAATCGGTGCTCGATGACTATGGCGTCAAAGGCCAGATCATCCAGGTGCGCCCCGGCCCGGTCGTCACCATGTACGAGCTGGAGCCCGCGCCCGGCATCAAGTCCTCCCGCGTCATCGGTTTGGCGGACGATATCGCCCGCTCCATGAGCGCCATTTCGGCCCGCGTCGCCGTGGTGCCGGGGCGCAACGTCATCGGCATCGAACTGCCGAACGCCAAGCGCGACACGGTTTACCTGCGCGAACTCCTGATGTCGGAGTCGTTCACAACCGACAAGAAGACCCTGCCCATGGTGCTGGGCAAGGACATCGCGGGCGACGCGGTGGTGGCGGACCTTGCGCCCATGCCGCACCTCCTGATCGCGGGCACCACCGGTTCGGGCAAGTCGGTCGGCCTCAACGCCATGATCGTCTCGCTGCTCTACCGCATGGGGCCGGACCGCCTGCGTTTCATCATGATCGACCCCAAGATGCTGGAGTTGTCGGTCTACGATGGCATTCCGCATCTGCTCGCCCCGGTCGTCACCGAGCCGAAGAAGGCCATCGCGGCGCTGAAGTGGGCCGTGCGCGAGATGGACGACCGCTATCGCAAGATGGCCAGCGTCAACGCCCGCTCGCTGGCCGGCTTCAACGAGAAGGTGATGGAGAGCAAGGCGCGCGGCCAGTCCCTCGTGCGGCGCGTCCACACCGGCTACGACCGCGAGAGCGGCCAGCCGATCTACGAGGAGCAGACCTTCGATTTCGACCCGCTGCCGCTCATCATCGTGGTGGTGGACGAGCTGGCCGACCTGATGATGGTGGCGGGCAAGGAAGTGGAAATCCTCATCCAGCGCTTGGCGCAGAAGGCGCGCGCGGCGGGCATCCACCTCATCATGGCGACGCAGCGGCCGTCGGTCGATGTCATCACCGGCGTCATCAAGGCCAACCTGCCGACTCGCATCTCCTTCTCCGTCACCTCCAAGATCGACAGCCGCACCATCCTCGGCGAGCAGGGCGCGGAGCAGCTGCTGGGCAAGGGCGACATGCTTTACATGGCCGGCGGCAAGCAGATCATCCGCGTCCACGGCCCGTTCGTCACCGAGGAAGAGGTGGAGCGCGTCGCAGACCACTGGCGCAGCCAGGGCATGCCGGATTACGTGGAAGCCGTGACCGAGGAGCCGGAGGAGAGCGAGGACGGCAGCTTTGACGCCGAAGGCGGCGAGGACGGCGGCGAGGGCGACATGTACCGCCGCGCCGTGCAGATCGTGGCGGAATCGCAAAAGGCCTCCACCAGCTACCTGCAACGGCAGCTGCGGATCGGCTATAACAGCGCTGCCCGCCTCATCGAGCGCATGGAGAAGGAGGGCCTTGTGGGCCAGCCGGACCATGTGGGCCGCCGGGAGGTTTTCCTCGACCGCGACGGCACCCGGCTGTAA
- a CDS encoding UbiH/UbiF/VisC/COQ6 family ubiquinone biosynthesis hydroxylase, protein MFSRIWEALALPVENPAPPGHKAAGTPVPQDVKDRLMADAQKAVSVDAIIIGGGLVGMTLALALSAHGLEVAVVDAADLGATLEAGFDGRASAIANASSKMFQAIGVWPHLADVAQPIAKIMVTDGDSPRFLQFDSAAIGDEPLGYMFENRRLRVGLMDAYRASKGIRLFAPDQLVSWTRSNSRVEAVLASGVKITAPLLVSAEGRRSRLRAEVGIRTASWSYRQHGIVTTVAHEKPHGDVAHERFLPNGPFAILPLQHNRSSIVWTVSEKDGPALMQLGDRAFLAEVKHRFGDFLGELQLAAPRWSYPLGFIHAERYVDDRFALIGDAAHGIHPIAGQGLNMGLRDVAAFTQVLIESARIGLDLGSPDVLTRYQQWRRPDNVMSAAVMDGLVRLFSNDLKTVTMARRLGMGLVNRIPPLKGFFMREAMGATGKLPKLLLGERA, encoded by the coding sequence GTGTTCTCGCGCATATGGGAGGCGTTGGCCTTGCCGGTGGAAAATCCCGCGCCGCCGGGGCATAAGGCGGCAGGCACACCGGTGCCGCAGGACGTAAAGGACAGGCTCATGGCGGACGCGCAGAAGGCAGTTTCGGTCGACGCGATCATCATTGGCGGCGGCCTTGTGGGGATGACCCTGGCGCTGGCGCTCTCCGCCCACGGGCTGGAGGTGGCGGTGGTGGACGCTGCCGACTTGGGCGCGACGCTGGAAGCCGGGTTTGATGGCCGCGCCTCGGCCATCGCCAACGCCTCGTCCAAGATGTTCCAGGCCATCGGCGTCTGGCCGCACCTTGCCGATGTCGCCCAGCCGATCGCCAAGATCATGGTGACGGACGGCGACTCGCCCCGGTTCCTCCAGTTCGACAGCGCCGCCATCGGCGACGAGCCGCTGGGCTACATGTTCGAGAACCGCCGCCTGCGCGTGGGGCTGATGGATGCCTACCGGGCGAGCAAAGGCATCCGCCTGTTCGCGCCGGATCAGCTGGTTTCATGGACCCGCAGCAACAGCCGCGTCGAGGCCGTACTGGCCAGCGGCGTGAAGATCACCGCGCCGCTGCTGGTGTCGGCGGAAGGCCGCCGCTCCCGCCTGCGCGCCGAAGTGGGCATCCGCACCGCCAGCTGGTCCTATCGCCAGCACGGCATCGTGACGACCGTTGCCCACGAAAAACCCCATGGCGATGTGGCGCACGAGCGCTTCCTGCCCAACGGCCCCTTCGCCATCCTGCCGTTGCAGCACAACCGCTCCTCCATCGTCTGGACCGTCTCCGAGAAGGACGGCCCGGCCCTCATGCAGCTCGGCGATCGCGCCTTCCTTGCCGAGGTGAAGCATCGCTTCGGCGATTTTCTGGGCGAGCTGCAACTGGCCGCGCCGCGCTGGTCCTACCCTCTCGGCTTCATCCATGCCGAGCGCTACGTCGATGACCGCTTCGCCCTCATCGGCGACGCCGCCCACGGCATCCACCCCATCGCGGGGCAAGGCCTCAACATGGGCCTGCGCGATGTGGCCGCCTTCACCCAGGTGCTGATCGAATCCGCCCGGATCGGGCTCGACCTCGGCTCGCCCGACGTGCTCACCCGCTACCAGCAGTGGCGGCGGCCGGACAACGTGATGTCTGCCGCCGTGATGGATGGGCTGGTGCGCCTGTTCTCCAACGATCTCAAGACCGTCACCATGGCCCGCCGCCTTGGCATGGGCCTCGTCAACCGTATCCCGCCGCTGAAGGGCTTCTTCATGCGCGAAGCCATGGGCGCAACCGGCAAGCTGCCCAAGCTGCTGCTGGGCGAACGGGCTTGA
- a CDS encoding DUF971 domain-containing protein: MTGDPWPTDLTYKRSTRLLTITFDTGEAFDLPAELLRVESPSAEVQGHGPGQKQIVSGKADVEIERIEPVGRYAVRIVFNDGHNSGLYTWNYLHKLGREKDKVWSDYLAALSARGLSRTR, from the coding sequence ATGACCGGCGACCCCTGGCCCACGGACCTGACCTACAAGCGCAGCACGCGGTTGCTCACGATTACCTTCGACACGGGCGAAGCCTTCGACCTGCCCGCCGAACTGCTGCGGGTGGAAAGCCCCTCCGCCGAGGTGCAGGGCCATGGCCCCGGCCAGAAGCAGATCGTCTCCGGCAAGGCGGATGTGGAAATCGAACGCATCGAGCCGGTGGGTCGCTATGCGGTGCGGATCGTCTTCAACGACGGACACAACAGCGGCCTCTACACCTGGAATTACCTCCACAAGCTGGGCCGCGAGAAGGACAAGGTGTGGTCCGATTACCTCGCCGCCCTGTCCGCACGCGGCCTCAGCCGCACGCGGTAG
- a CDS encoding Trm112 family protein, with amino-acid sequence MSETDTKTLDPRLLEILVCPLTKGPLEYDRDANELISRSAGLAYPIRNGIPIMLVDEARQIEAKP; translated from the coding sequence ATGAGCGAGACCGACACCAAGACCCTCGACCCGCGCCTCCTGGAAATTCTGGTATGCCCGCTGACCAAGGGGCCGCTGGAATACGACCGGGACGCCAATGAACTGATCAGCCGCTCGGCCGGGCTGGCCTATCCCATCCGCAACGGCATCCCCATCATGCTGGTGGACGAAGCCCGCCAGATCGAGGCAAAGCCATGA
- a CDS encoding LON peptidase substrate-binding domain-containing protein has protein sequence MAAAKALSGEAEALPGVIPVFPLPGALLLPRAYLPLHIFEPRYLAMVRDAMKNGKYIGMVQPHGLQDDGRPRLFSVGCLGRISQFEETKDGRFLISLKGVSRFRIVSELQVDTPYRQVEADYTLYADDRIPPAPLPSVLRAQLLDQLGQYLEARTLKADWDSIHGADDEMLVSAICMLCPFTEAEKQALLEAASLTERAEAAILLMRFAGEDTGSTDARH, from the coding sequence ATGGCTGCAGCAAAGGCCCTTTCAGGCGAGGCGGAAGCGCTGCCAGGCGTGATCCCCGTGTTTCCGCTGCCGGGGGCGCTGCTGCTGCCGCGCGCCTACCTGCCGCTGCACATCTTCGAGCCGCGCTATCTGGCGATGGTGCGAGATGCGATGAAGAACGGGAAATACATCGGCATGGTGCAGCCCCACGGCCTGCAGGACGACGGGCGGCCAAGGCTGTTCTCGGTGGGGTGCCTCGGGCGTATCTCCCAGTTCGAGGAGACCAAGGACGGCCGCTTCCTCATCAGCCTGAAAGGCGTCAGCCGCTTCCGCATCGTCTCTGAACTGCAGGTGGATACGCCCTACCGGCAGGTAGAGGCGGACTATACCCTCTATGCCGATGACCGGATTCCGCCCGCCCCACTGCCTTCCGTCTTGCGCGCCCAGCTGCTCGATCAGCTGGGGCAATATCTGGAAGCGCGTACCCTGAAGGCGGACTGGGATTCGATCCACGGCGCCGACGACGAAATGCTGGTAAGCGCCATCTGCATGCTCTGCCCGTTCACCGAAGCGGAGAAGCAGGCGCTGCTGGAGGCCGCATCGCTGACGGAAAGGGCGGAAGCCGCCATTCTTCTGATGCGCTTTGCCGGAGAGGACACCGGCTCAACCGATGCGAGACACTGA